A genome region from Arachidicoccus soli includes the following:
- the miaA gene encoding tRNA (adenosine(37)-N6)-dimethylallyltransferase MiaA, with amino-acid sequence MSQKPTVIIIAGPTASGKTSLAIELANYFHAEIISADSRQCFRELNIGVAKPTLEELEKTTHYFINSHSIQDEVNAGVYEKYAIEYLKKIFTKKNIAVVVGGTGLYIKALCEGIDEMPAIEASTRNEVIRNYEQNGLTWLQKEVMEKDPIFWKKAEQDNPQRLMRALEFINQTGISITHFHSQKKVTRDFNIIKIGLEWPRQELYERINMRVDEMITQGLEKEVKELMPFRTLNALQTVGYSEIFNYLDKQISLAEAIEKIKINTRHYAKRQMTWFKKDRDFHWFHPLEKEKILSCIKYY; translated from the coding sequence ATGAGTCAAAAGCCAACAGTCATCATTATTGCTGGACCAACAGCTTCTGGTAAAACATCGTTGGCGATTGAGTTAGCCAATTATTTTCATGCAGAAATTATTTCGGCTGACTCACGTCAATGCTTTCGGGAATTGAATATTGGTGTTGCAAAACCAACCTTAGAAGAGTTGGAGAAAACAACGCATTATTTCATAAATTCTCATAGCATACAAGACGAAGTAAATGCAGGCGTTTATGAAAAATATGCGATTGAATATCTAAAGAAAATCTTTACAAAAAAAAATATAGCCGTCGTCGTGGGCGGGACCGGTTTATACATAAAAGCACTTTGCGAGGGAATTGATGAGATGCCTGCTATAGAAGCATCTACAAGAAATGAAGTGATAAGAAATTATGAACAAAATGGCTTGACTTGGTTACAAAAAGAGGTAATGGAAAAAGACCCCATTTTCTGGAAAAAGGCAGAACAAGACAACCCACAGCGACTAATGCGGGCATTAGAATTCATTAATCAAACAGGTATTTCTATTACTCATTTCCATAGTCAAAAAAAAGTTACCCGAGATTTCAATATTATAAAGATAGGGCTTGAATGGCCGAGGCAAGAACTATATGAACGCATAAATATGCGCGTTGATGAAATGATTACCCAAGGATTAGAGAAAGAAGTAAAAGAGCTAATGCCCTTTCGCACCCTTAATGCACTGCAAACAGTAGGATATAGTGAAATATTTAATTATCTTGACAAGCAAATTAGTTTAGCGGAGGCTATCGAAAAGATAAAAATAAATACGCGCCATTACGCTAAAAGACAAATGACATGGTTTAAAAAAGATAGAGATTTTCATTGGTTTCATCCTTTGGAAAAAGAAAAAATATTATCTTGTATTAAATATTATTGA
- the tnpA gene encoding IS200/IS605 family transposase: MYKNYATKSQKSNYQSTNRSKHYLKCHLIFVCKYRKAMLVGQLNDDVKRIFLSIAENSDFEIEVMETDTDHVHFLIRYIPRLSIVQIVRRLKQESTRQLWLLHGKILRKQYWYQKLLWSDGYFVCSIGEASPETVRQYILSQG, translated from the coding sequence ATTTACAAAAACTACGCTACTAAGTCTCAAAAATCTAACTACCAGTCCACCAATCGTTCAAAGCACTACTTAAAATGCCATCTCATTTTTGTTTGTAAGTACCGTAAGGCAATGCTTGTCGGTCAGCTTAATGATGATGTTAAGCGTATCTTTCTCTCTATCGCTGAAAATTCAGATTTTGAAATTGAAGTGATGGAGACAGATACAGACCATGTACATTTCCTTATTCGCTACATTCCTCGCCTGTCTATTGTGCAAATTGTTCGCAGGTTAAAGCAGGAAAGCACTCGTCAGTTGTGGTTGCTGCATGGCAAAATACTCCGTAAGCAATATTGGTATCAGAAATTACTTTGGTCGGATGGCTATTTCGTTTGTTCCATTGGTGAAGCATCACCTGAAACAGTCAGGCAATACATCCTTTCACAAGGTTAA
- a CDS encoding Ppx/GppA phosphatase family protein, protein MKIAAIDIGSNAARLLIVDVQKNNSNETIFNKVNLIRVPLRLGFDVFDEGFIGADKEEMLMNTMQAFKHLLKAYKVKAVKACATSAMRDASNSKAIVKEVKNKTNIKIEIISGDDEASLIFDNHISETLNKSNAYIYIDVGGGSTEVDFFVGGKQVYKKSFNVGTIRLLNNQWDDDDWKKMKEEIKKNIKSKLPITVIGSGGNINKIFSLSKTKEGKPLSLRRLKTFYHDLSALSVKERIEQLNLKEDRADVIVPALQIYINLMRWTDAAEIFVPKIGVSDGLVRDLYHEISRKN, encoded by the coding sequence ATGAAAATCGCCGCTATAGATATAGGTAGTAATGCTGCACGTTTACTCATTGTAGATGTTCAAAAAAATAATTCGAACGAAACAATCTTTAACAAAGTGAATCTTATAAGAGTACCGTTAAGGTTGGGCTTCGATGTATTTGACGAAGGATTCATTGGCGCCGATAAAGAAGAAATGCTAATGAATACCATGCAAGCATTTAAACATTTATTGAAGGCATATAAAGTTAAAGCTGTAAAAGCTTGTGCTACCAGTGCAATGCGTGATGCATCTAATTCAAAAGCCATCGTAAAAGAGGTAAAAAATAAAACCAATATTAAGATTGAAATAATTTCTGGTGATGACGAAGCTTCATTGATTTTTGACAATCATATTTCCGAAACGCTTAATAAATCGAATGCGTATATTTATATTGATGTCGGCGGTGGTAGTACTGAAGTTGACTTTTTCGTGGGAGGCAAACAAGTATATAAAAAATCTTTCAATGTAGGAACCATCAGGCTTCTGAACAACCAATGGGATGATGATGATTGGAAGAAAATGAAGGAAGAGATTAAGAAAAATATCAAAAGTAAATTACCTATTACCGTAATCGGTTCGGGAGGTAATATCAACAAAATATTTTCTTTAAGCAAAACAAAAGAAGGAAAGCCTTTGTCTTTAAGACGTTTGAAAACATTTTATCACGACTTATCAGCACTTTCCGTAAAAGAAAGAATAGAGCAATTAAACTTAAAAGAAGACCGCGCAGATGTAATTGTCCCAGCACTACAAATTTATATCAATCTGATGCGTTGGACAGATGCAGCTGAAATATTTGTACCGAAAATTGGGGTTTCAGATGGATTGGTTCGCGATTTATACCATGAAATAAGCAGAAAGAATTAA
- a CDS encoding RNA-guided endonuclease TnpB family protein yields the protein MLKAYKYCLLPTEEQKQQLAKFFGSCRFVFNLGLETKMQAWTTARKHLTCIDLANQMKELKDTEATWLQECPSQTLQMSLRNLDNAYTQFFKGGGFPKFKSKHRKQSIQFPQGVKTDFENSIIFLPKLKNVTCIFHRQFKGEIKTVTVSRTSTGKYFVSILVENQKQLPKKKPVMQKTTVGIDMGVKTFATLSDGTTFDNPKHLRNNLRRLRVEQRKLSRRFKRGAKEQSKNFLKQKLVVAKLHEHIKNQREDYLHKASTHIIRSYNSICLEDLNIKGMMQNEKIALAIGEVGWHKFKTMLEYKAEWYGKNILYIGRFQPSSKLCSHCGHIFKELSLKDRSWTCQSCGTHHERDENAALNIKTFGLRIKPSTVNVSH from the coding sequence ATGCTCAAAGCCTACAAATATTGCCTCCTGCCTACCGAAGAACAAAAGCAACAACTGGCTAAGTTCTTTGGTAGCTGTCGTTTTGTTTTCAATCTTGGACTGGAAACAAAAATGCAAGCATGGACTACCGCACGTAAGCATTTAACCTGTATAGACCTTGCGAACCAGATGAAGGAACTGAAAGACACCGAAGCAACATGGTTGCAGGAGTGCCCTTCACAAACGCTTCAAATGAGTTTGAGAAACTTAGACAATGCCTACACCCAATTCTTTAAAGGTGGCGGCTTCCCTAAGTTTAAATCAAAGCATCGCAAACAATCCATACAGTTTCCGCAAGGTGTGAAAACAGACTTTGAGAACAGTATCATCTTCCTCCCGAAGCTGAAAAATGTAACCTGTATTTTTCATCGCCAATTTAAAGGCGAGATTAAAACAGTAACCGTTTCCAGGACTTCAACAGGCAAATACTTCGTAAGCATACTGGTTGAGAACCAAAAGCAGTTGCCGAAGAAAAAACCTGTAATGCAGAAAACAACCGTTGGAATAGATATGGGCGTGAAAACTTTTGCTACCCTTTCAGACGGAACAACCTTTGACAATCCAAAGCATCTAAGAAATAATCTTAGAAGGCTTCGGGTAGAACAAAGAAAGTTGAGCCGTAGATTTAAAAGGGGTGCGAAGGAGCAAAGCAAAAACTTCCTGAAACAAAAACTGGTAGTTGCTAAACTTCACGAGCACATCAAAAACCAACGTGAGGACTACTTACACAAAGCAAGTACGCACATCATTCGTTCTTACAACAGCATTTGCCTTGAAGATTTAAACATCAAAGGCATGATGCAAAACGAAAAAATTGCCCTTGCTATTGGTGAAGTAGGATGGCACAAATTCAAAACGATGCTGGAATACAAAGCCGAATGGTACGGAAAGAATATCCTGTACATCGGCAGGTTTCAACCATCGTCCAAATTGTGTTCACATTGCGGACATATTTTCAAAGAACTAAGTTTGAAGGACAGGTCTTGGACTTGTCAATCATGCGGCACTCATCACGAAAGAGATGAAAATGCCGCTTTGAATATTAAAACATTCGGGCTTCGGATAAAGCCTTCAACCGTTAACGTGAGCCATTAG
- a CDS encoding c-type cytochrome — MSFSSTQQPKHNFKILPQDITHDSLMGIMHGFNKALGVKCGFCHARSDVDSSKLNFASDAKKEKGFAREMMKMAAGINSTYFNWDHSARPDTIRMITCITCHRGNEKPIR; from the coding sequence ATGTCATTTAGCAGTACCCAACAACCTAAACATAATTTCAAGATACTTCCACAAGACATTACCCATGATAGTTTAATGGGTATTATGCACGGCTTTAATAAAGCTTTGGGCGTGAAATGCGGATTCTGCCATGCGCGAAGCGATGTGGATTCTAGCAAGCTTAATTTTGCGAGCGATGCGAAAAAAGAAAAGGGCTTTGCAAGAGAAATGATGAAGATGGCTGCCGGGATCAATTCTACTTATTTTAATTGGGATCATTCTGCGAGACCAGATACTATTCGTATGATTACTTGTATTACTTGTCATAGAGGTAATGAAAAACCAATTAGGTAA
- the pckA gene encoding phosphoenolpyruvate carboxykinase (ATP) — MLHSGTSFIKDSSDILSKLKAKKVYTDLSPQELVEQTLQLKQGKLSSSGALCVDTGKFTGRSPKDKFIVKDNITEHTVNWGEINLPISPEIFDNLYTKIIDYFSEKDIWIRYVQACASEEYAVNIRVINETPWANLFCNNLFIRQENNGISQAKYDWQIIQAPGFLANPQTDGTRQENFTIVNFTKKIILIGGSAYTGEIKKGMFSVLNFLLPENENVLSMHCSANEGKKGDVALFFGLSGTGKTTLSADSERALIGDDEHGWAHGSIFNFEGGCYAKCINLTAEKEPQIFKAIRPGTLLENVRFIANSNLVDFEDASVTENTRAAYPIHFMDNAKKISNGAGPKNIFFLTCDAFGILPPISRLTKEQAMYHFISGYTAKVAGTEVGITEPQTVFSACFGNVFLPLHPIKYAELLGKNLEKNTDVKVWLINTGWSGGAYGIGKRINLTYTRAMIAAAINGDLENVEYIAHDVFGVLKPQSCPNVPSEILNPRKAWNNNEAYDLQATKLAKLFIENFKKYADKASTDILSAAPKI; from the coding sequence ATGCTACATTCAGGAACTTCTTTCATTAAAGACTCTTCAGACATATTATCAAAGTTAAAAGCGAAAAAAGTGTATACAGATCTTTCTCCACAGGAGTTGGTAGAACAAACATTGCAGTTAAAACAAGGAAAACTTAGCAGCTCCGGTGCGCTCTGTGTAGATACCGGAAAATTTACCGGTAGATCACCCAAAGACAAATTTATTGTAAAAGATAATATTACCGAGCATACAGTAAATTGGGGGGAAATCAACCTTCCGATTTCTCCGGAAATATTCGACAACCTTTATACTAAAATAATAGATTATTTTTCAGAAAAAGATATTTGGATTCGCTATGTACAAGCTTGTGCTAGCGAAGAGTATGCCGTAAACATAAGGGTAATTAACGAAACTCCTTGGGCCAATTTATTTTGCAATAATTTATTTATTAGGCAGGAGAATAATGGAATTTCCCAGGCTAAATATGATTGGCAAATAATACAAGCACCAGGCTTTTTAGCGAACCCACAAACAGATGGCACAAGACAGGAAAATTTCACAATTGTCAATTTTACCAAGAAAATAATCCTTATTGGAGGCAGTGCATATACAGGAGAAATAAAAAAAGGTATGTTCAGTGTTTTGAATTTTTTACTGCCGGAAAATGAGAATGTATTATCCATGCATTGTTCGGCAAATGAAGGCAAAAAAGGCGACGTAGCACTTTTTTTTGGCTTAAGTGGCACAGGGAAAACAACTTTAAGTGCCGATTCTGAACGTGCGCTAATTGGCGATGATGAACATGGCTGGGCACATGGTTCTATCTTCAACTTTGAAGGTGGTTGTTATGCTAAATGTATTAATCTTACTGCCGAAAAAGAGCCGCAAATTTTCAAGGCCATTAGACCGGGAACTTTGTTAGAAAATGTTCGATTTATAGCCAATAGTAACCTGGTAGACTTTGAAGATGCAAGTGTAACTGAAAACACCCGGGCAGCATACCCCATTCATTTTATGGACAATGCAAAAAAGATTTCCAATGGAGCTGGCCCCAAAAATATTTTCTTTCTAACCTGTGATGCATTCGGCATTTTACCACCAATCTCGCGGCTTACCAAAGAACAAGCAATGTATCATTTCATTAGTGGTTATACAGCGAAAGTGGCAGGAACAGAAGTGGGTATTACTGAACCTCAAACAGTTTTCTCAGCTTGCTTCGGCAATGTTTTTTTACCATTACATCCCATTAAATATGCAGAATTACTTGGTAAGAATCTCGAAAAAAATACGGATGTAAAAGTTTGGCTCATCAACACTGGATGGAGTGGTGGTGCTTATGGCATAGGAAAACGGATCAACTTGACATATACAAGAGCCATGATTGCGGCAGCAATAAATGGCGACTTGGAAAATGTAGAATATATTGCGCACGACGTTTTTGGCGTACTTAAACCACAAAGCTGTCCAAATGTTCCAAGTGAAATCTTAAATCCTCGCAAAGCTTGGAACAATAATGAAGCTTACGATTTGCAGGCTACTAAATTAGCAAAGCTTTTTATAGAAAACTTTAAAAAATATGCTGACAAGGCTTCAACCGATATTCTATCGGCAGCGCCTAAAATATAA
- the serA gene encoding phosphoglycerate dehydrogenase yields MKEQTSYPKEKIKILFLENISDKAVEYFKSNGYTDVVKMTGALKEEDLIKAIKDVHLIGVRSKTQITAKVLAAAQKLQAIGCFCIGTNQVDLEEAKRRGISVFNAPYSNTRSVAELVISASILLIRKILDKNKAAHEGLWFKDSNGSYELRGKTLGIVGYGNIGTQLSILAEAMGMKVLYFDVQNKLPLGNAASCKSMKDLVSQSDIISLHVPETPETEKIIDEKILKHFKKNAILINYARGHCVDIDALVKYLKNGQLSGAAIDVFPVEPEKTGNAFVTPLQGLSNVLLTPHIGGSTEEAQANIGEDVSKKLFDYLENGISDGSITVPALALKAHPNTHRILHIHNNKPGVLSAINTELSKNNINILGQYLSTNNTIGYVVLDIDKMLSDKAFKLLKEIKETIKVRKVY; encoded by the coding sequence ATGAAAGAGCAAACAAGCTATCCCAAAGAGAAAATTAAAATCCTTTTTTTAGAGAACATTAGTGATAAAGCGGTAGAGTATTTCAAGTCTAATGGCTATACTGATGTTGTAAAAATGACGGGCGCATTAAAAGAAGAAGATCTTATCAAAGCCATTAAAGATGTGCATTTGATTGGTGTTAGATCCAAAACACAAATTACGGCCAAAGTACTGGCTGCTGCACAAAAGCTACAAGCTATTGGTTGTTTCTGCATTGGTACCAATCAGGTAGACTTAGAAGAAGCAAAACGAAGAGGTATATCGGTTTTCAATGCACCTTATAGTAATACAAGAAGTGTTGCAGAACTAGTAATATCGGCTTCCATTTTATTGATTAGAAAAATTTTGGATAAAAATAAAGCCGCTCATGAAGGTTTGTGGTTTAAAGATTCGAATGGTAGTTACGAATTGCGTGGTAAAACATTGGGAATAGTAGGCTATGGAAATATTGGTACGCAGTTAAGTATATTGGCAGAAGCAATGGGCATGAAAGTTTTATATTTTGATGTACAAAATAAATTGCCTTTGGGGAATGCGGCTTCTTGTAAGTCGATGAAAGATTTAGTATCTCAATCAGATATTATATCATTACATGTTCCGGAAACACCTGAAACAGAAAAAATTATTGATGAAAAAATATTAAAACATTTTAAAAAGAATGCTATTTTAATCAACTATGCACGCGGACATTGTGTAGACATTGATGCATTGGTAAAATATTTAAAGAATGGCCAACTTTCCGGGGCTGCAATCGACGTTTTTCCGGTAGAGCCAGAAAAAACCGGCAATGCGTTTGTAACACCTCTGCAAGGATTATCGAATGTACTTTTAACACCACATATTGGCGGTTCTACGGAAGAGGCGCAGGCAAATATTGGTGAAGATGTAAGTAAGAAACTTTTTGATTATTTAGAAAATGGTATTAGTGATGGCTCTATTACGGTGCCGGCACTTGCATTGAAAGCACATCCAAATACACATCGCATTTTACACATTCACAACAATAAACCCGGTGTGTTAAGTGCTATTAATACCGAATTATCCAAAAATAATATCAATATCTTGGGCCAATATTTAAGTACAAACAATACGATTGGATATGTAGTTTTAGATATCGACAAAATGCTTTCTGATAAGGCGTTCAAACTACTAAAGGAGATAAAAGAAACGATTAAAGTAAGAAAGGTATATTAA
- a CDS encoding 3-deoxy-D-manno-octulosonic acid transferase, which produces MNLFFYRLFIFLYAIGVNIASLFNRKARLWKLGRIKLFKRLRKALKPNTSPVIWFHCASLGEFEQGRPLLEKLKLQHPSHKILLTFFSPSGYEVHKNYALADYVFYLPLDGEINARKFLSIVDPRLVVFVKYEFWYFYLRQIKEKQIPLILVSAIFRENQPFFKWYGGLHRMMLQYFSHIFIQDTASKELLKSIQITNTTICGDTRVDRVLEIANNWQSIERIEDFCNNHPVIVAGSTWDEDDEVLNHYVNKNIETRFIIAPHEIDEERLRDCLHIYKHAILYSKYLQEKTIDASINTIIIDNIGTLSRLYKYADICFIGGAFGEDGVHNVLEAAVYNKPIVFGPVFDKFLEAIELEACGAAFSVENILELEEALHDLQGNQKLYTNACEAAKKYIHSRAGATQQILQYIEDNILK; this is translated from the coding sequence ATGAATTTATTTTTCTATAGACTCTTTATTTTCCTCTATGCGATAGGTGTAAATATCGCTTCATTATTCAATCGAAAAGCAAGGCTATGGAAATTGGGGCGCATAAAATTATTTAAGAGATTACGAAAAGCACTCAAACCAAATACTTCACCTGTAATTTGGTTTCATTGTGCATCCTTAGGGGAGTTTGAGCAAGGGAGGCCCTTGCTGGAAAAGCTGAAACTCCAACATCCTTCCCACAAAATATTACTTACTTTTTTCTCCCCTTCCGGCTATGAAGTGCATAAGAACTATGCCTTAGCAGATTATGTATTCTATTTACCACTAGATGGAGAAATCAACGCCCGAAAATTTTTGTCAATTGTAGACCCGCGATTAGTCGTGTTTGTCAAATACGAATTTTGGTATTTCTATTTGAGACAAATCAAAGAAAAACAAATTCCGCTGATTTTGGTTTCCGCAATTTTTAGGGAGAATCAACCCTTCTTTAAATGGTATGGGGGTCTGCATAGGATGATGCTCCAATATTTTTCGCATATTTTTATTCAAGACACAGCTTCTAAAGAATTATTAAAATCTATTCAAATTACCAATACAACTATCTGTGGTGATACACGTGTAGACAGGGTTTTAGAAATTGCCAATAACTGGCAATCTATTGAAAGGATAGAAGATTTTTGTAATAATCATCCTGTGATTGTGGCTGGCAGTACTTGGGATGAAGACGATGAAGTACTTAATCATTATGTCAATAAAAATATCGAAACACGTTTTATAATTGCACCACATGAAATCGACGAGGAACGCTTAAGGGATTGCTTACATATTTATAAACACGCCATTTTATACAGCAAATATCTTCAAGAAAAAACGATTGATGCTTCCATAAACACAATTATTATTGACAATATCGGTACATTGAGTCGTTTGTATAAATATGCAGATATTTGTTTTATAGGTGGCGCTTTCGGCGAGGATGGTGTACACAATGTATTAGAAGCCGCCGTATATAACAAACCGATAGTTTTCGGGCCCGTGTTTGACAAGTTTTTGGAAGCAATTGAGCTTGAAGCCTGTGGCGCAGCTTTTTCCGTTGAGAATATATTAGAACTTGAAGAAGCACTCCATGACCTGCAAGGGAATCAAAAATTGTATACTAATGCTTGTGAGGCTGCAAAAAAATATATACACAGTAGAGCGGGTGCCACCCAACAAATATTACAGTACATTGAAGACAATATATTAAAATAA
- a CDS encoding YtxH domain-containing protein produces the protein MSAKQILVGTISGIVAGAIVGLVLAPQSGEETRQQIADSAKDLKNKLSKLSSKSLEELNDLQDVFKTEVAGLSEDIRDKVLKLIKKVKSSSQDVYDEVSEA, from the coding sequence ATGAGTGCAAAACAAATTTTAGTGGGAACAATCTCCGGTATCGTGGCTGGTGCGATAGTTGGTCTAGTGTTGGCCCCGCAATCGGGAGAAGAAACACGTCAACAGATTGCTGATTCTGCAAAGGATTTAAAAAATAAGTTAAGTAAACTTTCTAGCAAATCATTGGAAGAATTAAATGATTTACAAGACGTTTTTAAGACCGAAGTTGCCGGATTAAGCGAAGATATTAGAGATAAAGTTTTAAAACTTATTAAAAAAGTAAAGTCATCTAGCCAAGATGTTTACGATGAGGTAAGCGAAGCATAG
- a CDS encoding NAD(P)/FAD-dependent oxidoreductase, protein MKVDFLIIGQGLSGTFLSFYLKKAGKTFLVIDDEKPNAASRIASGVINPVTGRRIVKTWKIDELMPFAFSAYKEISEFLKIPSCIHEGAVLNMHTTKQMQQAFNNRLQNDPSDYIRLCANEDNWSEYFNFEFGIGETYPVLIINLFDLLRNWRRYLMNSKYLQAEHFEEESCFREDHIIRYKNVEAKKLIYCDGASVASNPYFNKLPFAYNKGEALIVSIPKLPRDFIYKQGLSMVPWRNEDLFWVGSTYEWRFPDDLPSASFKERVETYLKNNLKLPFKVVEHFSGIRPANSERRPFVGFHPIYINVGILNGMGTKGCSLAPYFAHQLVQNILTGTLIDKEADINRFSMQHFD, encoded by the coding sequence ATGAAAGTTGATTTTCTTATAATAGGACAGGGCCTAAGTGGTACATTTCTTAGTTTTTATTTAAAGAAAGCCGGAAAAACATTTCTTGTGATAGATGACGAGAAACCCAATGCTGCATCGCGTATAGCTTCTGGTGTGATCAACCCTGTAACAGGACGGCGCATTGTAAAGACTTGGAAAATTGACGAATTGATGCCTTTTGCTTTTTCAGCGTACAAAGAAATAAGTGAGTTCTTAAAAATACCTTCATGTATTCATGAGGGAGCTGTGTTGAATATGCATACTACAAAACAGATGCAGCAAGCATTTAATAATAGGCTTCAAAATGATCCCAGTGATTATATACGGCTTTGCGCAAATGAGGATAATTGGAGCGAATATTTCAATTTTGAATTTGGTATAGGAGAAACTTATCCTGTATTAATCATTAATTTATTTGATTTGCTAAGAAATTGGCGCAGGTATTTAATGAATTCTAAGTATTTGCAAGCGGAGCATTTTGAAGAAGAAAGTTGTTTTAGAGAAGATCATATAATAAGGTATAAAAATGTTGAAGCGAAAAAATTAATCTACTGCGATGGAGCTTCTGTTGCAAGCAATCCTTATTTTAATAAATTACCATTTGCTTATAATAAAGGTGAGGCATTAATAGTTTCTATTCCTAAACTTCCACGAGATTTTATTTATAAACAAGGACTGAGTATGGTTCCTTGGAGGAATGAAGATTTATTCTGGGTAGGCTCGACTTATGAATGGCGTTTTCCAGATGATTTACCTTCTGCAAGTTTTAAAGAAAGAGTAGAAACTTATCTCAAAAATAATTTAAAGTTGCCTTTTAAAGTTGTAGAGCATTTTTCCGGAATACGGCCTGCAAATTCCGAACGCAGACCATTTGTGGGTTTTCACCCGATATATATAAATGTTGGGATTTTAAATGGAATGGGAACGAAAGGATGCTCGCTTGCACCTTATTTTGCCCACCAACTTGTGCAAAATATTTTAACCGGTACTTTAATAGATAAAGAAGCAGATATAAATAGATTTTCAATGCAACACTTTGATTAA
- a CDS encoding sigma-54-dependent transcriptional regulator, with protein sequence MGSNMAKILIIDDEKAIRKTLNEILTFEGYKVEEAGDGEEGWKLFSDQNFDVVLCDIKMPKMDGMEFLSKATELNPDTPIIMISGHGNIEAAVGAVKKGAFDFISKPPDLNRMLITIRNATDRNSLSKETRTLKKKAYKVPEMIGISEGINKIKTTINKVAETDARVLVTGENGVGKELVAKWIHAKSNRANKPLIEVNCAAIPQELIESELFGHEKGSFTSAVKQHLGKFEQADGGTLFLDEVGDMSLSSQAKVLRALQEGKIQRVGGEKEISVDVRVIAATNKDLLKEVEEKNFRLDLYHRLSVILIHTPSLNDRREDIPLLVEKFLEDIAKDYGQPSKKINKDALKALQEHDWRGNIRELRNVVERLIILAGPAIKLEDIHNYVIIK encoded by the coding sequence ATGGGATCTAACATGGCTAAAATATTGATTATTGATGATGAAAAGGCAATAAGAAAAACCTTAAACGAAATTCTAACATTTGAAGGATATAAAGTAGAAGAAGCCGGAGACGGAGAAGAAGGTTGGAAGCTTTTCTCCGATCAGAATTTCGATGTGGTTTTGTGCGATATTAAAATGCCTAAAATGGATGGGATGGAATTTTTAAGTAAAGCTACAGAACTGAACCCTGATACACCTATTATTATGATAAGTGGCCACGGAAATATTGAAGCTGCAGTGGGTGCTGTAAAAAAAGGAGCATTTGATTTCATTTCCAAACCTCCTGATTTAAACAGAATGTTGATTACCATTCGAAACGCAACGGATAGAAACTCCCTTAGTAAAGAAACGAGGACCTTAAAGAAAAAAGCTTATAAAGTACCAGAAATGATTGGGATTTCTGAAGGTATCAATAAAATAAAAACGACCATTAACAAGGTAGCTGAAACAGATGCTCGTGTTTTAGTAACTGGAGAAAACGGTGTAGGTAAAGAATTGGTTGCAAAATGGATTCATGCCAAAAGTAACAGAGCAAATAAACCACTTATTGAAGTCAACTGTGCAGCGATTCCTCAGGAATTAATAGAAAGTGAATTATTTGGCCACGAAAAAGGTTCTTTTACTTCAGCAGTTAAACAACACCTGGGTAAATTTGAACAAGCTGATGGCGGCACCTTATTTCTAGATGAAGTCGGCGATATGAGCCTAAGTTCTCAGGCCAAAGTTTTACGTGCCTTACAGGAAGGCAAGATACAACGTGTTGGCGGAGAGAAAGAAATCAGTGTGGATGTACGTGTAATTGCTGCAACAAACAAGGATTTATTAAAAGAAGTAGAAGAGAAAAATTTCCGTCTTGACCTCTATCATAGGTTGAGTGTCATATTGATACATACCCCCTCGCTTAACGATCGAAGAGAAGATATCCCCCTTTTAGTAGAAAAATTTTTAGAAGATATCGCCAAAGACTACGGGCAACCTTCCAAGAAAATTAATAAAGATGCTTTAAAAGCATTACAAGAACACGACTGGCGGGGTAATATACGCGAGCTTAGAAACGTAGTAGAACGCCTGATTATCCTTGCTGGGCCAGCTATCAAATTAGAAGATATTCATAATTATGTAATAATTAAGTAG